The Stieleria maiorica genome includes the window ACGCAATCGCGCGATCGATCGAAAGTCCGTCGGATCTCGGTCCAGGGCTTCCAGCAGCGCACGGACCGCTTGCTGTGGCTGGCGCTGCGTCCAGAAAAAGGTTCCGATCGCGGCCCAGTACTCGGCGTATCGTTGGGTTTCCGAATCGACTTTGCCGAGCCACCAGTGAAATTTCGCGTCATCCTGTGCTTCGGCGGCGGCGCGGCCGTAAAGTGCGACGATGGATGGCGGTTGTTGGTTCGCGTCGACCGAATCGTGCAAGACGTCGACGGCCTGCTGGAACTTTTCGTCCATGAACAGCTTTCTCGCGTCTCCGGAAACGCCGATCGGATAGTACGCGTGTGCGTCGGCCGACTCCGATGGCGTCGAACCGTCCGATGTTTCGATCGGCGGGTCGTACATCGCATCACCGGGTTGAATCAGCGAGTGCAATTCGTCCTGTCGAACGTTACCGAGTTGACAGAGCTGGCGGACATGCTCGGACGCTTCATGGCGACGCCCCTGGCGGTTGTAGAGGTACGCCAATTTGCGATGCGCCTGGGCGGCCTGTGGAACCAGTTTCAGGATTTGCAGGTAACGCCGTTCTGCATCGGCATAGCGTTCCAATTGAAAGGACCAATCGGCCGATTGTCCCAGTGCGGGCAGTCCGGCTTCGGGATCGTCGGCGGGGACGGCAGTCAACAGATCAACGGCGCGTTCCAAATCACCGCGGCGGGCAGCAAGGTTCGCCATGCGGAACAGGATTTCGAAGTCTTGCGGGTTGATCAACATCAACCGTCGCAGCGCCGACTCGGCACCCGCGATGTCGCCCTGTTGTTCCAGACGTTCGGCCGTCGCAATCGCGGCGTCGCGATCCGGTTCGACGCCCGAGTGTGACTGCGTCGGTGCGGGGGCGATGGACGGCGACGTCGTCGAGGATGGATCGGCGGGATTCGGCGGGTGAGCCTGTGGCTCGGTTTTGCGGGTCTGCGACGGAGTCTCGGCGCGGTCGCACCCGCTGACCACCAGCGACGTCAGTGCGACGAGCATCAGCGATTTGATCGTTCGTCTGCTCACTGGACCACGCCCGTCTCTTTTTCTGGCCGATACGTTTCCGGCTGGTTTTCAACGATCAACAGACGCCTGTTTGCCGATTGACGGCCAAAACGTTGGCGGAGTCCGCTGGGCCACAGGACGTCGATTTGATCCACCGCGGTGGCGTCGCCCAGGCCGAACGATACGATCTGTTCGTTCTTGGCCAGATACCCGTCGCCGCCGACGACCCACCGAGTCGATTGCCGGTCAGCGAAATGAATGGTGATTTTTGCCCCGATCGCATCCCGTTCGCTTTGCACGCCGATCAGCTGCAGCTGCAACCAATGGTGGTGTGTCGGTGTCTCGTTTAGAAGTACGGCGGTGGGCTCACCGACGTGGGAGATCACCAAGTCGTTTCTTCCGTCACGATTAAAATCGAGCATCGCGACGGCGCGACCGAGGTGTCCGGCGGCCCAATAGCCGGACGGATCGATGACCTCCACTTGTCGGAAACGTCCACCCAGATTGGCGAACAATTGGGGCCGTTGCTTGAACGGTCCGGTCATCGAATTGTATCGATCGATATGCCCGTTGCTGACCACCAGATCGGGCATCGAGTCGTTGTTATAGTCCAAGGGCTGGGAACCGAAACCGAGGACCGACCGACTGGGGACGCCCAGCCCATATTCGATGGCGCGATCGCGGAATGTTCCGCCGCGGTTGAGATACAGGCAGGCACTTTCGTTTTGAAAGTTGGTGATGTGTAGATCCAGAGATCCGTCAAAGTCGAAATCGCTCGCAGCGATCCCCATGCTGGCCGTCGCGGCACCTCCCGATGAGTAAGCGCTCCCGTTGACGACGGCAACATCCGACCAACTGTTGGTGCCGGCATCGCGGACCCACATTTGATTGGGCGATTTATCGTTGCCGACGAACACGTCGTTACCAGGACGTCCGTCGAAATCCGCAATCACGACGCCCAGTCCCTTGTGTGCATCGCTCGCCTGTGGACTGATCGGTTGAAATCGCACACCTCCGCGGCCATCCCCGGTGCCGATGCGATCGATCGCTGATTGAAAGTCACCGGGACCGACGGCATCGATCACGTTACCGCCGGGATCGCGTTCGGGCAGTTTTCCGATTTGGGAGTCTTGGATGTAATTGAGTTCAAACATGTCGGGTAGCTGATCACCGTTCAGGTCGGCAATGGCGACCGAGGCCGGCATCCGGTGTGGATCGTCGCTGTCGGGAAGGTTTTGGGCCGTAAAGGTCCCATCGCCGTTGTTGATCAACAGAACGTTGGGGCCGATGTTCGTGACGACGATGTCGGCAAAGCCGTCTTGATTCCAGTCGCCGGCCGTACAGCCGATTGTGTAGCGGTCTTCGGTCAGCGAGGCATTGGCGGTGACGTCGACGGAACGCTGGTCGACCGTTCGATACAGCATGTCGGAATCGGTGGCGACAAAATCCGGAGGACCGGCGGCGCCTTGGGCACCGTAGACGTCCGCCCAGCCGTCGAGGTCGTAGTCCAGCACGGCGATGCCGCCGCCGGCTTGCTGGTACATCGCAAACCCCGAGTCTTGAGGTTCCGGGGCGACGGCGTAGGTATGGTTCAGGCCGATCTTTTGCGCGATGTTGACAAATGTCGCGGGCAGCGACGGGCTGTCATGCTGCGGTTGCGTTTGCGGTCGACTTGACGCGGAGATTTCCGCGGCTTTGATGTCGGGAAGCGGATAGCCGTCGGGGGCCATCCCACACAAGCGGGCGTGATGATCCGGAAATCCGCCACCGCTGGCGACCAGATTTTGCCGCTGGGTATTCCAGTATCGCATCGCCTCGGCAGGCAGGCCGCGGTAGTACGCTTCCAGGGATTTCCAGGCGACCGCTTCCAGCTTGCGATCGATCGCGAACAATTGCGATGCGAGTTCGTCGATCGCGTCGACGTTGGGTGATTGGGCGCCGGAAATGGAGTTGTTTGCAGTCAGGATCTGGTGCAATGATTTCCAGCGCTGTTCCCATTTCGCATAGTTCTGCTTGTCCCCAAGAATCTTCAGCATGTACAGCAAGCGATTGATCGTTAGGAAGTCCGTCGGGTCACGATCCAGTGCTTCCAACGCGGCGCGAATGGCGGGTCGGGGTTGTTGCTGGCCGGCCAGGTAGGCTGCCAATGCGGCCCAATACTCAGCAAACTGGCGGACCGAATCATCGGTTCGGCTGATCCAGCGGCGAAAGGCTTCGTCGTCTTGTGCTTCGGCGAGTGATCGGCCATAGAGTGCCACGATGGATGGCGGCGCGGCATCTGCGGTGACGACATCGCGCAGCAACTCGGCCGCCTCGGCAAATCGTTGTTCGGTAAACAACACCCTTGCTTGGCCGGAGCGGCCGATCGGTTGATAGTCGACCGAATCGTCATCGGCCGTCGCGGGGTCGGAGACCATCGCATCGCTCAAGACGATCAACGAATGCAGCTCGTCCTGGCGAAAGTCTCCCAGTATGCACAGTTGACGGACATGTTCGGCGGCTTCATGGCGACGCCCTTGGCGATTGAACAAGTACGCCAGTTGGCGATGTGCCCGGCCGGCGTCGGGGACCAGTTGCAACAGACGCACATACTTTTGTTCGGCGTCGGCGTAGCGTCCGATTTGCAGCGACCAATCCGCCGATTGGCCGAGCGCCGGTAAACCGGCCTCGGGATGATCGATCGGGATCGAGTCCAGGAATTCGATGGCCGCCGGCAGATCGCCGGCGTTGGCATTAACGATCGCCAACCGATAGATGACGTCCACGTCATCGGGGTCACCGATCAACAGTTTTTTGAGGACCGCAACGGCCTGGTCGAGTTCTTTCAATTCGATCAGGCGATCGGCTTGGTCCAGTTGATCCGCCCGTGACGGGGCCGTGATAGGTTCGGCCGCCGCAGCCGATGGAACGGCCGGTGCTTTTGTGGTCGCCGATGGTTGATCGGAATCCCGGTCGGATTCAGGCGCCCCGTTGCATCCCAACAACAGAACGCTCAGCAGCAGCAACGCCGACCAGCGAACGGATGGACGCTTGCGGGGTGGAATGAGGTGAATGATTCGACGGCGCCACGATGATGTCGCGACGCCCGCCCGAGCACAGGGAACATGCGGGATCCACCTTCTGGCGAAGGTGGCTACGTTTGGCCGGTTCACCATCGAAGCTCTGGCTGCGTTTGCCCTTCGACGACCAGGTAACGATGTCCCGGCGTGAGGGCGGCGAAGTCTTGTACCCGTCCCGAAGGCCACTGGACCTGCAAGTGAATGTCCGCGTCGCCTTGGCGCGGTGGGAATGCAAAGCTGCAGACCGGTTCGTCGCTGCAGAAGTATCCGTCTCCGGCGGTCACCCATTCGATGTACGGAGTACGGTCGACGGTTAACGACAGTCGGGCGCCGATGGCGTCCCGTTCGCTAGTCGTCCCGATCAGTTCGACTTGAACCCATCGGCCGTCGGCGCGGGTTTCATCATGCAGCAACGCCAGCGGTTGATCGAGATGCCCGACCAGGAAATCCGTCGCGCCGTCGCGGTCATAGTCGAGCGTGGCGATCGTCCGTCCGAGGTAGGTTTTGTCCCAGTAACCCGATTCGTCCTCCACATCGACCAACTCTAAACTTCGGCCATCGGACATCAGCAATTGCGGCGCCATCTGGTAGGGTTCGCCTTGGTCTCGCATGTCGAAAATATGTCCATTGGTCACGATGAAATCCAGGAACCCGTTACGATCAAAGTCGGCGGCCTTGGTGCCGAATCCGACGAAGGGATTGGTTACCGCGGCCAAACCGTAACGCATGCTGTGATCGGTGAAATCACCGGAGGCGTTTTGCAGATACAGGTTGGCCGGTTCGAGTGAGTAGTTGGCGATTTGCAGATCCAGTCTTCCGTCGCGATTGAAGTCGCCGGTCGCAATCCCCATGCACCCGTTGGCGACTCCGCTCAGCCCGTTGGCCAATCCGTTGGTGTCGGCCAGGTTAAGAAACGAGTTGTTGCCGTCTTGGACCAACAAATGGTTGGGGCGAACATCGATGCCGACGAACACTTCGTTTTTGCCGTCGGACTGGAAATCGGTGACGACCAGCCCGAGTGATGTGCCCGGTTTGGCGATCGACCGTGTGATCTCGTGCAGGCGAAACGTTCCGTCCCCCAGGTTTTCGAACCAGCGGTCGGCGTCGGGATAATGGGCCAAGGGCGTCGGCGAAATCAATTTTCCATCCGGCCCCGTTTTAGGCAGAGCAAAGCCGCCTTCCATTTCGATGTAATTGGATTCAAACAAATCCGGCAGTCGGTCGCCGTTGATATCCGCGATCGCGACCGACGCGGTGAAACGATCGGGGAACTCGCCCAGGCGTTCGGTTTGCTCTTGGAAGGTGCCGTCACCGTTGTTGATCAGCAACCGGTTGTGTCCCAGACTGCCGAGCAACAGATCGGGGAATCCGTCTTGGTTGACGTCGCCGGCGGCCAATCCGGAAGAATAGTGATGGTCTTCGGCATTCGCTGGGACGGTTTTCGTTTGGAAGGTCGAATTCAAGTGGCGATAAAGTTCATTGGAACGCGTGCAACGATCCGTCGGCGGGTCGCCAGAACCTTGGGCCAAGTAGACGTCGGGCCAACCGTCCAGGTCGTAATCCAGCACGGCGATGCCACCACCGAGTGATTCGTGAATGGGGATGGTCGTCAGGTCGATCTCCACGTCCTTGTACCACTGGAACGCCAGATTCAGCTCGTCGGCGCGATTGACCAATCGCGGCGTGGTCGCGACGGCCCGCGGCGGGACGGTCGTCTCCGCAGTGCTGACCCCGCGGTTGCCCAGGCGTTGTTCGTCGAGCGGTTGCAGGCGGAATTGCGAAGGCGCAAGCCCCAGCAAGGCGATTTCGGTGGTCATCGTTGCCGCGGAGGGATCTTGCAGGAGCTGGACACGCTGTCGCGAGACCATTTGTCGAGGGGCCAGGGCATTGCGAGGCAACATGGTCGACGTCCAAGCGAGCGTTTCGAACGGCCGCCCCAACTCCATCAAGTAGCGGGCCAACTGCTCTCGTTTTTCAACATCGGTCGGGGACTCAAGGACCTCTTTCGCCAATCGCTCGGTCTGTGCGATTTCGATCCCACGATTTCGAAACTGCTCACTGTCTTCGGGGCGATCGATCGCGGCGAGCACTTTGGCAAGCCGCTGGTAACTCTCGCGGTCGGTCGGATCGCGAACGATCGACTCCAGCAGCGCCCTGACTGCGGACTCGTGATCGCGTGCGTCGATGTAAAACGTCCCCAACGCGGACCAGTAATCGCTGTGCCGTTCGATTTGTAATGACCGCTGTGAGTGCCAGGATTGAAACGCTTCCCAGTGCTGGCTTTCTGCCAACAGACGCCCGTAAAACGCTTCATCGGCGACGCTGGCAAATCCATCGCGTCGTTGCCGTTCCAGTTGCTCCAACGCACGGTCATATTGCTGGACGCTGTAGAACCAACGGGCTTTGCCCAAGCCGGGTGCGAACTGTTTCTCGATTTGCTGGGGCGTGGCCCCCTTGTCTTTGATCAGGTCCGGTGAGGGAAACGCCAGACGACGACCGATCAGAGAAAGCAGTTCCGGTTCGGTGGCCAGCCCCAGACGGCACAACGCCATGGCCTGGTCGCAAGCCTCCTGTCGGCGGCCGACGAAGTTCAGTAATCGCCAGGCTTCGTGCCGCCACTTCAGCCTGTCCTGTTGTTTCACCAGGGCATCGAGCAGCAGGTCGGCAGCCAATCCGTGGCGTCCACGTTTTGCCAACAGTTGTGCGTGCAGATCGATCGCCGCCGGCCAGACCTTTGAATCGGCGTTGACCGATCGGATGACTTCGAGAGCGGTTTCCAGATCGCCGCGGGCCGCCTCGACCTGGGCCGTCAACAAGATCGCGTCGTCATTGTCCGGGTGACGGATCATCAGCGAGTAGAGTGACTTGGCGGCGGTGTCGTGATTACCCCGTTGGGAGAGTGCTTTGGCCTGGTCCAATTCCATCTGAATTTTGGTCGCGTCATCCAGCTCCACCAGCGCCGCCTCCGAATCACGCATCCGATCGGATTGTGACGCGGGCTGACATCCCAGGACCAGAAGGGTTGCCGTGACGGCGAACGATGAAGCGAGATTGCGTTTGGACGCCATCAAGAATTCGGTCTGGGTCAGTCGGGGAGTGTGAGTCGCATCAGCCGGACGCGCGCCGGCGTGACGAGGCGATGACGTTCTTGGATGAAAAAACCTCGCCCGCGGACTGCACGGACGAGGTGTCTGGTTCAGCAGAATCGTTCTACGAAACTACTGGTTCAACTGTTCTTCGATGGTTTCCTTGCCGGCTCGGCTGCCCAGCGATCCCCACAAACCATATACACTCTTTTTGCCGACTTTGTAGTAGGCACCTGGAGCGCGCGGTGAATCCCACGCACCGTTGGTCGGGGAATTCTGGTCCCCGGACTCGACCGAGTCGGTCATGAAAATGACCGCGCCGTCGCCCATCAGGATGTGTGCACCGCCCTGGTGGCGGCTACTCGGTGGCGCCGAACCGACGTTGTCGTGCCAACCGTTAAAGCAGACTTCCGAGTTCGGCGGTCGGATGGTGTTGACCATCGTCATGCCCATCGATGCCCAAGCCCAGTTCATGCCACGGCCGTTGGTGTTTTCGGCAATGTTGGGTGGGATGGTGCACAACGTGGCGTCATCACACCAGAACATCGGCTCGTCGGGCAGCAACTGATTCTCTTCGACGCAGTACAACGGATTTTTTTCGACCAACCAATTTCCGTTGGTGATCGACAGGGCACTTCGTTTGTCGCGGTCACCCAAGTCGGTCATGATTTCTGCCATCGCGATCGTATTGGACAGGCCGTCCAGGATGTCACGGAATTTGGTCGGACGCTTGCGGGAGAAATAACCGCGATCCGAGGCGGCGAAGCCGATCGGACGCCAATCATCCGGCGGAGGTGCCAAGTTGCCTTCTTTGGGGCCGTTGTCCCAGATTTGGCTGAACGCGTCACCGACGCACGCGGCGTAGTTCGTGCGACCGCGTCCCGGACGCCCAGTCCCGGGGTCGCTGGGGCAGCGAAGCGTGGGAATCTCGGTTGCCCAAGGGATGAACCGGTCGGTTTGGTCATTGCGGTCGTGACGCGGGTTGGGACCCATCGGGGACCACCGTCCGGACGGAGTGTTGGGGACCGAACCATCGGTCGTCGCCGAACCGCTGTTTTGGATCTGGTCCCAAACACCTTGCTGCTCCATGAACGGCGTCAGGCCGACCATCGCACTCAGCTCTTCGTTGTTGGTGGTCACCGATCCTTCCCACCAAGACCCGACGCGTGTTCCGCCGGGGTTGTGTCCCAGCCCCGTCCCACCGTTGTTGACAGGGTTTTGCTTGTAAGCCGAGTGATAATTCTGCAGTGCCAGTCCAATCTGTTTGAAATTGTTACTGCAGCTCATCCGTCGTGCGGCTTCGCGAGCCGCTTGGACTGCTGGAAGCAGCAAGCCCACGAGAATACCAATAATGGCAATGACGACCAGCAGTTCCACCAGCGTGAAACCGCTCGTCAGCGATCTTCTTCGAACCATCTAATTACTCCGATGACGAGAAAGGGAAAGATGCAACGGGCGATAAGAGTGGGAATACGGGAAAACGAACCCCATTACAACGCGTTAATGTACCCGTAGATCGTCCTTTTCGACTAAAGAAATACGCGTCAGTTCACCCTAAATCGGGAAAAAACAGCCCCAAATTGTGGGGAGGTAGCTCGGAAGAGTGGTGGATTATGATCCCTTGGCGCGTTCTTGAGATTCTTTCTGCCGCATTGGGGCAGTCCCGCCAGCGGGAAGCGTGACGGCCCGTTGATTTAGTCCGATCACACGCGGGATCAGCCGTTTCGCGCGAGCGTACGGGCTTCCTATCCCAAGAAAACGCACTGGCGCCCGTAGGCTCGCGCCAAACGGCTGATTAAATCAACGGGCCGGTGAGCGAGCGGCCCGAGGTGAATGAGCTGCCAACGCCCGCCACTCGCTGACGCGTCGTGCTGGCAACGCCATGCCAGCGGGAAGCGTGAGCGAGCGGCCCGAGGTGAATGAGTTGCCAACGCCCGCCACTCGCTGACGCGTCGTGCTGGCATAGCGGGGAAAGCGACGTCAGTTGCCGCCTTTCTTGGACATCTGCTCTCTCATCTGCTTTTCGTACTCGGCTTGTTGCGACGCCGACATCGCTCCGTCGTCTTCCTCGACCGGTTCCACGACGGTCGGAGCGCTGCCACCACAACCGACGAAGGAAGGAACGGAAATCCCGAGGAGGGCGGTGAGAATTAGAAGCTTTTTCATTTGATTACCCAGGAAAAAACGTAATAGACGACCAAAGAAGTGCATGTCGCTTGGTCGACCGGGGCAACCAACGAGGGTGCGCCGACCGATGGGATCAAGCACAAGACAGTGTATTGCGGCGCAATCCGCCCGTAAAGGAATCTATCGGCGCGAAAAATGGGCAGGAAGGATGCTAAAACCCTTCGTGGGCCGCACCATGCAGTTCGGCCAGTTCAGCTTCGGTCAATCCGCCGATCTTGTCGGGATCGAACGAATGGTCGCGGGTCAGGTGGGTCCAGAAGGTCATGCCACTGACCATGGCCTCCTGGATCTCGACTTTTGCGAGCCAGATTCTGATTTCGTCGGCGTTTAAGCTGAGCAGCCAATCGCTCGGCGGTCGTCCGTGCCGACTTCGTCGTTCTCCACTGGAACGCCCGGCATCGGCTTGGCTGCGATCGCCGAATTCCACCGGCATCGTCTCGGCGTCTTGGGGTTCAATCGCCAATGCGCGGGAGCCGAGTTTGATCGCGATTTGTCGATCTTGCCACGAATCGACGGTCAGGATCGGGCGTCCGAGGCGTTTGCGGTCTGCCGGGGCCAGCATCACGTCGGGAACGAGCCGCTCGTCCAGATAGCCCGTTGGTCCGACGTGCGGTTTTCCAGTTTCGCGATGGATCGGCGTGGTGACTCCGGTGGTTTTCCAGTAGTTCCCGTCGATCAAGCTTTCACGTTCGTACCAGCGCCACGACGCATTGCGGACCACCGACCAGTGTTCGGCAGTCGCGCGCTCGGCGGCGGAGCGCGATGAGACGACGTCGCTGGGCAACGGATCGACGCCGTCGCTGCCGGCAATCGACGTTGCCACCGCAGCCAAGTCGTCGAGCCCGTTGGCGGCGATCCGATCGGCGAGCGGGAGCAACGCGAAACCGGCCCAAAAGGCGAAGCGTCGACGCGAAAATTCGTTGAGTTGCATGACAGGAAACCCGTGCAAAGACTGCCGGCAAATTGAAGGAACGTTTGGTCGAATTGCCAAAACGGCCGCAGCGCTGCGAAAAACTCTTCGTTGTGATCCTACGAGGAGCGGCATTGTCAAGGGCTTTCAGCGGTCGCCGACATCTCCGCCGCCGGTGCAACCGTCGCAACCGATTCGATCGAAACCTCACCGGGAATTGTCGTCGTTTGTTGCCGGGCCGGTTGAAATGTCGGACACTAGTAGCCTGCCGCCGCATCGTTTTCGATTGGGCTGGACAGTCGCCGTCCTCTCCGAGGTCGGCGTGCGGCAAAGCTTCGCTTTTACGCGCCCGCGTCGAGTTCGGAGAACACGACGACAGTGGGTGGCTAAAGCCTGTGCACCAACGCTGATGCCCACGCCAGTCGTTCCTCACCCCCGTTCGCGACCGAATTGATCGGAGTCCGTTTTGAAACGAATCCCCATCGCTGCCGCAGCCCTCATCCTGGTCGCGCTCGGTCTGGGTTTGCTCGATCTGGGTTTGCTCGATCTGGGGACGCCCGACAGGGAGCGGTTCCGCGGCATGGTCTCACCGCGGTTGCAGTCGGACAAGTCATCGGACACGGCACCGACGATCCAGGCCGCGGGCCCCACCTATGTCGGTCGCCAGACTTGTTTGGAGTGTCACCGGGAAAACCATCGTCTGCACAGTCACCACGGGCATGCGACGACCTTTCGCAGCACCAAAGATCCCGAAGTCGCGCGTCGATTTGCCGGTAAGTCCTATGACGCCGGTGAACCGTTCGGAACGTACACCTATCACGTCGACGATCAAGGCTTGTTTGTACGCATTCCGGACAAGTTCGGTGACCGACCGTTTCGTCTGGAGTACGCCCTCGGGCATCGATCCATGACGTTGATCTCGCTGTTGCCCGATCTCCAGTCGGATCAGGACACGCCCCGGTCGGATCGGGACACGGTGGCGTTGGAGCATCGGGTGTCCTGGATGGCATCAGAGGGCCAATTGGGAAAAACGCCCGGTCAGCACGATGGCCCTCCGCAAACGGCCGCCGAGCTGTTTGGCCACCGGCACGAAGGCCGCATCATGCACCGCTGTGTTTATTGTCACGTCACGACCGGGGAGATCGTCGGCCAACAAATCGTCGGTCTGACCCCCAACGTGAACTGCGAGAAATGCCATGGGTCGGCAAGCGAACACGTCCGTCAAGCGCGAACGATGAAGACACCGCCTCCGTTTTCGGTCGGGCGTGTCGATTGGGATGCCGAATCGGAGTTGCAACTGTGCGGCGATTGTCATCGCATGCCACGAGACATCACACGAAAACAGTTGCGGGAATACCCGGATCTGTTGGCGCGGTTTCAGCCCGTGGGACTGCTTCGCAGCGAATGTTTCGTGCAATCCGGCGGGAGCTTGAAATGCACCACGTGCCACAACCCCCATCAGTCGATTGACGAGACGACGGAAACGGAGCACGAGCAAAACTGCATCGCCTGTCATGACGAAACGACACCGTCGACCGAGACGAGTCGCAAGCATACCGTCTGTCCGGTTTCCCCCACCACCGGTTGCATCGCGTGCCACATGCCTGCGCTCAAGCTGGATGGGCTCGGCGACGGCTTTCACGACCATTGGATCCGCGTTCGCGACGACAAGTGAAGACTTCATTATTGAACACGATCGCAGGACTGGTCTTTGTCACCGCGCTGCTGGGCGCGGGGTGCGACAAAGCCGGTGACAAGCCCGAACGCGAGTCAACGACCGCACTGCCTGCGTCTGCACTGCCTGCTTCTGCACTGCCTGCTTCTGCACTGCCGGCGACATCGGACGCGCGGCCGGAGGGAGTTTCCGACTCGTCGGATTCGGCTGGTGTTGCGGGGCAAGGCGATCACGTGACGGAGAATCTGGCGACCGCGCCACCGAACCCTTCACCGTCGGTGGTGCAGCCGGCGGCCGAGGACCTGCCGTCGTCACCCGGCGAACTTCACGATGCGGCAATCACGGCGTTGGACGCGGGAGACGATGACCGAGCATTTCGTCTGGCTCGCAAGGCGATGGCCGTCGCCCCGGATGATCCGCAAACACGATTCCTGATGGCTCGTGTGCTGGCCGAACGC containing:
- a CDS encoding FG-GAP-like repeat-containing protein; protein product: MLLLSVLLLGCNGAPESDRDSDQPSATTKAPAVPSAAAAEPITAPSRADQLDQADRLIELKELDQAVAVLKKLLIGDPDDVDVIYRLAIVNANAGDLPAAIEFLDSIPIDHPEAGLPALGQSADWSLQIGRYADAEQKYVRLLQLVPDAGRAHRQLAYLFNRQGRRHEAAEHVRQLCILGDFRQDELHSLIVLSDAMVSDPATADDDSVDYQPIGRSGQARVLFTEQRFAEAAELLRDVVTADAAPPSIVALYGRSLAEAQDDEAFRRWISRTDDSVRQFAEYWAALAAYLAGQQQPRPAIRAALEALDRDPTDFLTINRLLYMLKILGDKQNYAKWEQRWKSLHQILTANNSISGAQSPNVDAIDELASQLFAIDRKLEAVAWKSLEAYYRGLPAEAMRYWNTQRQNLVASGGGFPDHHARLCGMAPDGYPLPDIKAAEISASSRPQTQPQHDSPSLPATFVNIAQKIGLNHTYAVAPEPQDSGFAMYQQAGGGIAVLDYDLDGWADVYGAQGAAGPPDFVATDSDMLYRTVDQRSVDVTANASLTEDRYTIGCTAGDWNQDGFADIVVTNIGPNVLLINNGDGTFTAQNLPDSDDPHRMPASVAIADLNGDQLPDMFELNYIQDSQIGKLPERDPGGNVIDAVGPGDFQSAIDRIGTGDGRGGVRFQPISPQASDAHKGLGVVIADFDGRPGNDVFVGNDKSPNQMWVRDAGTNSWSDVAVVNGSAYSSGGAATASMGIAASDFDFDGSLDLHITNFQNESACLYLNRGGTFRDRAIEYGLGVPSRSVLGFGSQPLDYNNDSMPDLVVSNGHIDRYNSMTGPFKQRPQLFANLGGRFRQVEVIDPSGYWAAGHLGRAVAMLDFNRDGRNDLVISHVGEPTAVLLNETPTHHHWLQLQLIGVQSERDAIGAKITIHFADRQSTRWVVGGDGYLAKNEQIVSFGLGDATAVDQIDVLWPSGLRQRFGRQSANRRLLIVENQPETYRPEKETGVVQ
- a CDS encoding FG-GAP-like repeat-containing protein; the encoded protein is MASKRNLASSFAVTATLLVLGCQPASQSDRMRDSEAALVELDDATKIQMELDQAKALSQRGNHDTAAKSLYSLMIRHPDNDDAILLTAQVEAARGDLETALEVIRSVNADSKVWPAAIDLHAQLLAKRGRHGLAADLLLDALVKQQDRLKWRHEAWRLLNFVGRRQEACDQAMALCRLGLATEPELLSLIGRRLAFPSPDLIKDKGATPQQIEKQFAPGLGKARWFYSVQQYDRALEQLERQRRDGFASVADEAFYGRLLAESQHWEAFQSWHSQRSLQIERHSDYWSALGTFYIDARDHESAVRALLESIVRDPTDRESYQRLAKVLAAIDRPEDSEQFRNRGIEIAQTERLAKEVLESPTDVEKREQLARYLMELGRPFETLAWTSTMLPRNALAPRQMVSRQRVQLLQDPSAATMTTEIALLGLAPSQFRLQPLDEQRLGNRGVSTAETTVPPRAVATTPRLVNRADELNLAFQWYKDVEIDLTTIPIHESLGGGIAVLDYDLDGWPDVYLAQGSGDPPTDRCTRSNELYRHLNSTFQTKTVPANAEDHHYSSGLAAGDVNQDGFPDLLLGSLGHNRLLINNGDGTFQEQTERLGEFPDRFTASVAIADINGDRLPDLFESNYIEMEGGFALPKTGPDGKLISPTPLAHYPDADRWFENLGDGTFRLHEITRSIAKPGTSLGLVVTDFQSDGKNEVFVGIDVRPNHLLVQDGNNSFLNLADTNGLANGLSGVANGCMGIATGDFNRDGRLDLQIANYSLEPANLYLQNASGDFTDHSMRYGLAAVTNPFVGFGTKAADFDRNGFLDFIVTNGHIFDMRDQGEPYQMAPQLLMSDGRSLELVDVEDESGYWDKTYLGRTIATLDYDRDGATDFLVGHLDQPLALLHDETRADGRWVQVELIGTTSERDAIGARLSLTVDRTPYIEWVTAGDGYFCSDEPVCSFAFPPRQGDADIHLQVQWPSGRVQDFAALTPGHRYLVVEGQTQPELRW
- a CDS encoding DUF1559 domain-containing protein is translated as MVRRRSLTSGFTLVELLVVIAIIGILVGLLLPAVQAAREAARRMSCSNNFKQIGLALQNYHSAYKQNPVNNGGTGLGHNPGGTRVGSWWEGSVTTNNEELSAMVGLTPFMEQQGVWDQIQNSGSATTDGSVPNTPSGRWSPMGPNPRHDRNDQTDRFIPWATEIPTLRCPSDPGTGRPGRGRTNYAACVGDAFSQIWDNGPKEGNLAPPPDDWRPIGFAASDRGYFSRKRPTKFRDILDGLSNTIAMAEIMTDLGDRDKRSALSITNGNWLVEKNPLYCVEENQLLPDEPMFWCDDATLCTIPPNIAENTNGRGMNWAWASMGMTMVNTIRPPNSEVCFNGWHDNVGSAPPSSRHQGGAHILMGDGAVIFMTDSVESGDQNSPTNGAWDSPRAPGAYYKVGKKSVYGLWGSLGSRAGKETIEEQLNQ
- a CDS encoding cytochrome c3 family protein, translated to MKRIPIAAAALILVALGLGLLDLGLLDLGTPDRERFRGMVSPRLQSDKSSDTAPTIQAAGPTYVGRQTCLECHRENHRLHSHHGHATTFRSTKDPEVARRFAGKSYDAGEPFGTYTYHVDDQGLFVRIPDKFGDRPFRLEYALGHRSMTLISLLPDLQSDQDTPRSDRDTVALEHRVSWMASEGQLGKTPGQHDGPPQTAAELFGHRHEGRIMHRCVYCHVTTGEIVGQQIVGLTPNVNCEKCHGSASEHVRQARTMKTPPPFSVGRVDWDAESELQLCGDCHRMPRDITRKQLREYPDLLARFQPVGLLRSECFVQSGGSLKCTTCHNPHQSIDETTETEHEQNCIACHDETTPSTETSRKHTVCPVSPTTGCIACHMPALKLDGLGDGFHDHWIRVRDDK